The following are encoded together in the Geobacter sulfurreducens PCA genome:
- the selA gene encoding L-seryl-tRNA(Sec) selenium transferase has protein sequence MTIFSRIPKVDRILEQDEVRRLLADHPRPTVLAAVRTALDALRAEARAGSLREQDLADGAVAGRVGREVARSTACSLRRVVNGTGVVIHTNLGRSPLAERVRQRVDDTAYGYSNLEFDLERGERGSRYSHVEKLLCELTGAEAALVVNNNAAAVLLALSALAGGKEVIVSRGELVEIGGSFRIPDVMQQGGAVLREVGTTNRTHSRDYRQAVTSETGLLLKVHSSNFAVVGFTAEVTAPEMVAIGRELGLPVMADIGSGCLIDLSRFGIRGEPTVQEFVSVGVDVVTFSGDKLLGGPQAGIIVGRKAYVDPLKKHPLLRAIRIDKLTLAALEGTLRLYRDERQALAEVPTLRMLTASAEELRLRARQFMRRLRRGVPSSVRLASLDGVSQVGGGAYPLLELPTTLIAVDVDGVSPQEMEARLRRMTVPVVGRINRGRFLLDARTLLDDDAPAVISALRELAS, from the coding sequence GTGACCATCTTTAGCCGCATTCCCAAGGTTGACCGCATCCTTGAACAGGACGAAGTCAGGCGGTTGCTGGCAGACCATCCTCGACCCACGGTTCTCGCCGCCGTTCGCACCGCGCTCGATGCCTTGCGCGCCGAGGCCCGCGCAGGATCGCTACGTGAGCAAGACCTGGCAGACGGTGCGGTTGCCGGCCGAGTCGGTCGCGAGGTGGCCCGCAGCACGGCGTGCAGTCTTCGCCGGGTGGTGAACGGCACCGGCGTCGTCATTCACACGAACCTGGGGCGTTCTCCCCTGGCAGAGCGGGTGCGGCAACGTGTCGACGACACCGCCTACGGCTACTCCAACCTGGAATTCGATCTGGAGCGGGGCGAGAGGGGGAGCCGATACTCCCATGTGGAGAAGCTTCTTTGTGAACTGACCGGCGCAGAGGCCGCGCTCGTGGTCAACAACAACGCAGCGGCGGTCCTCCTGGCTCTGTCCGCCCTGGCCGGCGGAAAAGAGGTCATTGTCTCCCGGGGAGAACTGGTGGAGATCGGCGGGTCGTTCCGGATCCCGGACGTCATGCAGCAGGGCGGGGCCGTTCTCCGCGAGGTGGGAACCACCAACCGGACCCACTCACGCGACTACCGCCAGGCGGTAACTTCCGAGACGGGACTCTTGCTCAAGGTTCACTCCAGCAATTTCGCGGTGGTCGGTTTTACCGCAGAGGTGACGGCCCCGGAGATGGTCGCCATCGGCCGCGAATTGGGCCTGCCGGTCATGGCCGACATCGGCAGCGGCTGTCTCATTGATCTCTCCCGTTTCGGTATCCGGGGGGAGCCCACGGTGCAGGAATTCGTCTCCGTCGGGGTGGATGTGGTCACCTTCAGCGGCGATAAACTCCTGGGCGGTCCCCAGGCCGGGATCATCGTGGGGCGCAAGGCGTATGTGGATCCCTTGAAAAAGCATCCCCTGCTCCGGGCCATTCGTATCGACAAGCTGACCCTGGCGGCCCTTGAGGGAACCCTGCGCCTCTACCGGGATGAACGCCAGGCCCTGGCGGAGGTTCCAACCCTCCGGATGCTGACCGCCTCGGCCGAGGAACTGCGGCTCCGCGCCCGGCAGTTCATGCGCCGTCTGCGCCGCGGCGTCCCTTCTTCCGTGCGGCTTGCTTCCCTTGACGGCGTTTCCCAGGTGGGTGGGGGTGCCTATCCCCTCCTGGAGTTGCCCACGACCCTCATCGCTGTAGACGTGGACGGGGTGTCTCCCCAGGAGATGGAGGCGCGGCTCCGGCGCATGACCGTGCCGGTGGTCGGGCGCATCAACCGGGGACGTTTCCTGCTCGATGCGCGGACCCTCCTGGACGACGATGCCCCGGCGGTTATCTCCGCCCTGCGGGAACTGGCCAGCTGA